The following proteins come from a genomic window of Aspergillus oryzae RIB40 DNA, chromosome 4:
- a CDS encoding ubiquitin-like protein HUB1 (predicted protein), which produces MAKPRVSRMNNESGAKKSSMARMNREWEDKFSVGILRPEGRAAIHHHVSRGSYSIAESVNLIAKLHYPTSMIMGERSRSRSPGRRLDRERSDRERPRKNGGGGGGGGGFRWKDKRRDGDSRHDTDERRLNRGYRDREERARSPRRDRDTYRPEDRNKDSDRDRKRPEGDERDGRDKKKKEKKEKKNAVPQSSEPMIIVHVNDRLGSKASIPCLASDPIKLFKAQVAARIGREPHEILLKRQGERPFKDFLTLADYSISSGSQLDLEVGTGE; this is translated from the exons ATGGCGAAGCCAAGGGTGTCAAGGATGAACAACGAAAGCGGAGCCAAAAAGTCTTCTATGGCGCGAATGAACCGAGAATGGGAGGACA AGTTTAGTGTAGGCATCTTGCGACCAGAAGGCCGGGCCGCAATACATCATCACGTGTCGCGCGGGTCGTATTCCATTGCTGAGAGCGTCAACCTGATCGCTAAACTACATTACCCTACGTCGATGATCATGGGCGAGCGTTCAAGGAGCAGGTCGCCAGGGAGAAGGCTTGACAGAGAAAGGTCTGACAGAGAGAGGCCTAGAAAAaatggaggaggaggaggaggaggaggaggttttCGATGGAAGGACAAACGGCGCGATGGCGACAGCAGACACGATACAGATGAACGGAGACTAAATCGAGGATACAGAGATAGGGAAGAACGGGCAAGATCTCCGCGACGCGACAGAGATACGTATCGACCTGAGGATAGGAACAAGGATAGCGATCGTGACCGAAAGCGTCCTGAGGGTGATGAGAGAGACGGAcgggacaagaagaagaaagagaagaaagaaaagaaaaacgccGTTCCTCAGTCCTCAGAACCGATGATTATTGTGCATGTGAATGATCGTCTCGGCTCGAAAGCTTCAATTCCATGTCTTGCATCGGATCCAATCA AGCTTTTTAAGGCACAGGTTGCTGCACGTATCGGACGTGAACCACATGAAATCCTCCTCAAGCGCCAAGGGGAGCGACCTTTTAAAGATTTCTTAACACTGGCCGACTACAGCATTTCTTCAGGAAGCCAGCTTGATCT GGAGGTCGGCACTGGTGAATAA
- a CDS encoding intradiol ring-cleavage dioxygenase (protocatechuate 3,4-dioxygenase beta subunit), with the protein MVQLASTLTLGLASIASIVSAHPGHNVEAEAAERANFLKKAPIRSRSLAHCATSLKARGVEDLNVARRENAVQLLRRDRGLDTGARYLKARDLDSVLATDHHSKLTHVDPSTDPRVLFGSEGTCIVQPEVTQGPYYIAGELIRKNVAEDQQGVPLFMDIQLIDTNTCEPLPEIYTDIWHCNATGVYSGVVASGNGNSNDDSNLNTTFLRGVQPSGHDGVVRFESIFPGHYTGRAIHIHVVTHPANETKILPNGTIAGMYDGHSSHVGQIFFDQDLISEVEKNIPYSTNTQELTENADDSILSTEADTTDPFMECVLLGDDVSDGIFAWISIGIDAKRDDSLSPEGYWTETGGEVNDNFSMNMAGMGDLPTGAVSSAAPSASA; encoded by the exons ATGGTCCAGCTTGCCTCTACCCTTACTCTCGGCCTTGCTAGTATAGCAAGCATTGTGTCCGCTCATCCAGGGCACAATGTCGAAGCGGAAGCTGCTGAACGTGCCAACTTCCTGAAAAAAGCTCCAATTCGGTCACGCAGTCTCGCTCACTGTGCCACAAGCTTGAAGGCACGTGGTGTCGAGGACCTCAACGTTGCTCGCCGTGAGAATGCTGTGCAGCTGCTACGCAGGGACAGGGGCTTGGATACCG GGGCTCGCTACCTCAAAGCACGGGACCTGGACTCTGTGCTGGCGACGGATCACCACTCCAAATTGACTCATGTTGATCCTTCCACCGACCCTCGCGTCCTGTTTGGCTCGGAGGGTACATGTATTGTACAACCTGAGGTGACACAGGGACCCTACT ACATCGCCGGTGAACTGATCCGCAAGAATGTCGCCGAAGACCAGCAGGGCGTGCCGCTGTTCATGgacatccagctcatcgaTACCAACACCTGCGAACCCCTCCCTGAGATCTACACGGATATCTGGCACTGCAATGCCACG GGTGTTTACTCTGGTGTTGTCGCTAGCGGTAACGGTAATTCGAACGATGACAGCAACCTCAATACCACGTTCCTTCGCGGTGTTCAACCTAGCGGCCACGACGGTGTTGTCCGCTTTGAGTCCATCTTCCCTGGCCACTACACTGGCCGGGCTATTCATATTCACG TGGTTACCCATCCTGCTAATGAGACCAAGATCTTGCCCAACGGTACCATTGCTGGCATGTACGACGGTCACTCCTCGCATGTTGGTCAGATCTTCTTTGACCAGGACCTCATCAGTGAAGTCGAGAAGAACATCCCATACTCGACCAACACGCAGGAGTTGACTGAGAACGCTGATGATAGCATCCTTTCAACGGAGGCTGACACCACCGACCCATTTATGGAGTGTGTTCTGCTTGGTGACGATGTCTCGGATGGTATCTTCGCCTGGATTTCAATCGGCATTGACGCTAAGAGAGAtgattctctctcccctGAGGGTTACTGGACCGAGACTGGAGGTGAGGTCAACGATAACTTCAGCATGAACATGGCCGGTATGGGTGACCTGCCGACGGGCGCTGTCAGCAGCGCTGCTCCTAGCGCTTCTGCATAA
- a CDS encoding uncharacterized protein (predicted protein), with protein MSLTPNSFYIALYIRTDPPIPDNFHWALYLHHHETGTKYHITNESTGWIAAHAPESAILNSFLLVGLIRIADFPSSSQSVLNEVDQLIRSYDDRVNDMGVTCRTWLLKVLELLRKRGLLCGGKVLEMGVLEREVMDWGNAEAGDAVNYSQLLLQNNLYCNNIPPSCLKK; from the exons atGTCTCTAACCCCAAACTCCTTCTATATCGCTCTCTACATCCGCACTGACCCACCAATCCCAGACAACTTCCACTGGGCCCTTTACCTTCACCATCACGAGACAGGAACAAAATACCATATCACAAACGAAAGCACCGGCTGGATCGCCGCGCATGCTCCGGAATCAGCCATCTTAAACTCCTTCCTCTTGGTCGGCCTTATCCGCATCGCagattttccttcttcttctcagtCTGTCTTGAACGAAGTAGACCAGCTGATACGCAGCTACGATGACCGGGTCAATGATATGGGGGTTACGTGTCGGACGTGGTTGTTGAAGGTGCTAGAGttgctgaggaagaggggtttGCTGTGTGGGGGTAAGGTCTTGGAAATGGGGGTTCTGGAGAGGGAGGTGATGGATTGGGGGAATGCGGAGGCGGGGGATGCT GTAAATTACAGtcagctccttctccaaaaCAATCTATACTGCAATAACATCCCGCCCTCATGCCTAAAGAAGTAA
- the nop58 gene encoding RNA-processing protein NOP58 (ribosome biogenesis protein - Nop58p/Nop5p) has translation MTLFILTETSAGYALLKAKDKKLLKRDDLATEAATAEGVSNLVKLKSFQKFDSAATALEEVASLVEGKVTPRLASLLDEVKDEKKVSLAVADPKLGNAIGKLPGLDIQLIADSTTTDIYRAIREHLPTLIPGLAPQDMSTMSLGLSHSLARHKLKFSPDKIDTMIVQAIGLLDDLDKELNNYAMRVKEWYGWHFPELAKILNDNLAYAKLVLKMGMRTNWESSDLAEILPEELEGSVKAAADRSMGTEISEEDLENIQALAEQVVGFTEYRQQLAGYLTARMNAIAPNLTALVGELVGARLIAHAGSLTNLSKSPASTLQILGAEKALFRALKTKHDTPKYGLIYHASLIGQATGKNKGKMARVLAAKASLGIRVDALAEWDEDATEEDKAALGIEARFNLERKLAGMEGKPLKPRGVTIAPNGTPAQAKKFELNEARKYNADADAVDEPSSAKKQKKLVEEVQDTEMADADSDAEADSSDESEEESSKKKSKKSKDADLEKMAEKAGLSLKRYKRKLERGEIEFDAEGNPSSISKKDLKKAKKEAKKADKGEEKKRKRSDDNEDNEKKQKKKKKKDE, from the exons ATGACGCTGTTTATCCTCACCGAAACCAGCGCGGGTTATGCCCTGCTCAAggccaaagacaagaagcttTTGAAGAGAGATGATCTGGCTACGGAGGCTGCGACGGCAGAGGGTGTTTCGAACCT TGTGAAATTGAAGAGTTTCCAGAAGTTCGACAGCGCTGCTACAGCCCTGGAGGAAGTTGCTTCTCTTGTTGAGGGCAAGGTCACCCCTCGTCTTGCCAGCCTTCTTGACGAggtcaaggatgagaagaaggtctcTTTGGCCGTTGCGGACCCGAAGCTTG GAAATGCCATTGGCAAACTTCCCGGTCTCGATATCCAACTTATCGCCGACTCGACCACCACTGATATCTACCGTGCTATCCGTGAACATCTCCCCACATTAATCCCAGGCCTCGCCCCTCAGGACATGTCCACCATGTCTCTGGGTCTTTCCCACTCCCTTGCCAGACATAAGCTGAAGTTCTCTCCCGATAAGATTGATACTATGATTGTACAAGCCATTGGTCTGCTGGATGATTTGGATAAGGAGCTCAACAACTATGCTATGCGTGTGAAGGAATGGTACGGCTGGCACTTCCCTGAGCTGGCTAAGATTCTCAACGACAACCTGGCCTATGCGAAACTCGTTCTGAAGATGGGCATGCGCACTAACTGGGAGTCCTCTGATCTCGCCGAGATCCTACCCGAGGAGCTTGAGGGCTCTGTCAAGGCTGCCGCGGACCGCTCCATGGGTACTGAGATCAgcgaggaggatctggagaacATTCAGGCTTTGGCTGAGCAGGTTGTTGGCTTCACGGAGTACCGTCAGCAACTTGCCGGTTATTTGACCGCCCGTATGAACGCCATTGCGCCTAACTTGACTGCTCTTGTTGGCGAATTGGTTGGCGCCCGTCTCATCGCTCACGCCGGTAGCTTGACCAATCTCTCCAAGAGCCCCGCCAGTACCCTCCAGATTCTTGGAGCCGAGAAGGCCCTTTTCCGTGCCCTGAAGACCAAGCACGACACCCCTAAGTATGGTCTCATCTACCACGCCTCCCTCATCGGCCAGGCTACTGGCAAGAACAAGGGTAAGATGGCCAGAGTTCTCGCTGCCAAGGCCTCTCTTGGTATCCGTGTGGATGCCCTTGCTGAGTGGGATGAGGATGCTACCGAGGAGGATAAGGCTGCCCTGGGTATAGAGGCTCGTTTCAACCTTGAGAGGAAGCTGGCTGGAATGGAAGGCAAGCCCCTTAAGCCCCGCGGTGTGACCATTGCTCCCAACGGTACACCTGCACAGGCCAAGAAATTTGAACTCAACGAGGCCAGGAAATACAACGCTGATGCCGATGCTGTTGATGAGCCTTCTTctgccaagaagcagaagaagcttgttgaAGAGGTCCAGGATACCGAGATGGCCGATGCTGATTCGGATGCAGAGGCTGACTCATCTGATGAGTCGGAAGAGGAatcgagcaagaagaagtccaagaagagcaaggacGCTGACCTTGAGAAGATGGCCGAGAAGGCCGGATTGAGCCTCAAGCGGTACAAGCGCAAGCTTGAGCGCGGAGAGATCGAGTTCGATGCCGAAGGCAACCCTAGCTCAATCAGCAAGAAGGAtctgaagaaggccaagaaggaggccaAAAAGGCTGACaagggcgaggagaagaagcgcaagcgGTCCGACGACAATGAGGAcaacgagaagaaacagaagaagaagaagaagaaggacgagTAA
- a CDS encoding intradiol ring-cleavage dioxygenase (protocatechuate 3,4-dioxygenase beta subunit) produces the protein MFVSKLIFAALAATTAIAHPGPDHAVPRAEIQRRDGLAKQCANHAADFNRRRIAKRAMQKRWEGSGHNTTFEITTEAPYYDTIQNDTCVLNPEVTQGPYIWPRSQTLRQDMAEDQAGVPLWLDVGVLDMATCEPLPNVLLDFWHCNATGSYSSFTHLSPNTPFEKLLAELNITDFEIGVTDLHTDDTTFLRGMWPTDENGVMEIKTIFPGFYVERAIHIHVQAHTDWSVRGNGTIVSGNTVSTGQLYFDEALSQKVMSLEPYASHTQINRTTNAQDTIFPEGTDGGFNPVVSVVPADGEDISKGMIGYITIGVDTAAIETFEK, from the exons ATGTTCGTTTCAAAGCTCATTTTTGCTGCTCTAGCAGCGACAACTGCAATTGCTCACCCCGGCCCTGACCATGCCGTGCCTCGTGCAGAGATTCAGCGGCGCGATGGGCTAGCCAAGCAGTGTGCCAACCACGCTGCGGATTTCAATCGACGCCGCATAGCGAAGAGAGCAATGCAGAAACGCTGGGAAGGGTCGGGTCACAACACGACTTTCGAGATTACCACAGAAGCCCCTTACTACGACACCATACAGAACGACACTTGTGTCCTTAATCCCGAGGTAACCCAGGGCCCCTACATCTGGCCGCGCTCTCAGACTCTGCGTCAGGATATGGCGGAGGATCAAGCAGGTGTGCCTTTGTGGCTTGATGTGGGGGTCCTCGACATGGCGACCTGCGAGCCCTTACCGAATGTCCTCCTCGACTTCTGGCATTGTAATGCAACTGGATCCTACTCCTCGTTCACTCACCTTTCGCCCAATACTCCGTTTGAAAAGCTTCTGGCTGAACTGAACATCACTGATTTTGAGATTGGTGTTACCGATCTCCATACGGATGATACTACCTTCTTGCGGGGAATGTGGCCTACTGACGAGAATGGGGTCATGGAGATTAAGACCATATTCCCAG GATTCTACGTCGAGCGTGCTATTCATATACATGTTCAAGCGCACACTGACTGGAGTGTTCGAGGAAACGGCACAATTGTTTCCGGCAATACTGTAAGCACGGGACAGCTCTATTTCGATGAAGCGCTTTCGCAAAAGGTTATGAGCTTGGAGCCTTACGCCTCACACACTCAAATCAATCGCACCACCAACGCGCAAGACACTATATTCCCGGAGGGCACTGATGGAGGATTCAATCCCGTTGTATCCGTCGTCCCAGCGGATGGTGAGGACATCAGTAAGGGAATGATTGGATACATCACTATCGGCGTAGACACAGCCGCGATTGAGACGTTTGAGAAATAA
- a CDS encoding uncharacterized protein (predicted protein), protein MRVIDPQSAVLTNIEVLAYLTANPPRRPPNPPPNLRHWVPSPDLRDHNTVVKEVHTLLKSIFTGTHTISYLQKNHETISLTPHQSTNSMSPRDRQREIHISPNNSNN, encoded by the exons ATGAGG GTAATCGACCCCCAATCGGCAGTCCTCACCAACATCGAGGTCCTAGCCTACCTAACAGCAAACCCACCACGCCGaccaccaaacccacccccaAACCTCCGACACTGGGTCCCAAGCCCAGACCTACGAGACCACAATACCGTTGTTAAAGAGGTACATACCCTTCTCAAGTCCATCTTCACTGGAACACACACCATCTCCTACCTACAAAAGAACCACGAAACAATCTCTCTCACACCACACCAATCCACCAACTCAATGTCCCCAAGAGACAGACAGAGagagatacatatat CCCCGAACAACTCCAACAACTAG
- a CDS encoding uncharacterized protein (predicted protein): MDIALRDLITQLQPYGLTKGEVLMIVNLGVGMQDAPAGAGEDGQEEEGEGEAGEGEGEVVNGNGDGMDVDVNGKGGAEGEGELGEEDYGALALLDTVIEEREERFSDEDVVAILGIIRGTLGRGQAMNGAG, translated from the coding sequence ATGGACATCGCGCTTCGCGACCTGATTACCCAATTACAGCCTTACGGGTTAACGAAGGGCGAGGTATTGATGATTGTTAATCTGGGTGTGGGGATGCAGGATGCGCCCGCGGGAGCGGGTGAGGatgggcaagaagaggaaggcgaaGGGGAAGctggggagggagagggggaggTTGTTAATGGGAATGGAGATGggatggatgttgatgtGAATGGGAAGGGGGGTGCTGAAGGGGAGGGAGAACTTGGGGAGGAGGATTATGGGGCGCTTGCGCTGTTGGATACTGTTAttgaggagagggaggagcGGTttagtgatgaggatgtggtggCTATTTTGGGTATTATTCGGGGGACGTTGGGGAGGGGGCAGGCGATGAATGGGGCGGGTTAG
- a CDS encoding glycosyltransferase domain-containing protein (predicted protein): MILNYPPPTLINYGKKLPEGAKEYDVMKDRITGIYEFLDKTRHVQDNDFVLIADGTDFFFQLPPDVLIQRFQKLLKENNAKLQQKYGLVMVEKAFEQTPPETVQKYTQRVLFSASKECCPGLSHDAGCVAAPESSLPPDIYGWKTDRYPDGTLTRPRWIKPGAVIGQVADLKAIYAEILRFVEHNHNAQGDYVALTQLFGRQEYVRELERRRTSNPFMEWMYTQIGISEASNLTGLNPRLETGRRYEYGIGVDYESQLFFNMWNSKNDVEWLQYNNVSKTSSVQMQHGVPRERRLLLPEDLNPEQVSNPFIQPKVGKDEPLTPPYNATLDALPNPQHRSWHNLPLLTNVHSATVPALVRLDGDPKLRDTWWSKMWYYPWARALLRKYVRSPSGFEAAQSALLGGQEWWDLRGGKGGIWTEKGEWIDYSEVCVGYERDLFNDGFGKWRREDGDSDEPVYNQFGQLIKGKED, encoded by the coding sequence ATGATCCTGAACTATCCGCCACCAACGCTGATTAATTATGGCAAAAAACTTCCCGAAGGAGCTAAAGAATATGATGTTATGAAGGACCGGATCACTGGCATATATGAATTCCTCGATAAGACACGCCACGTTCAAGACAATGACTTCGTCCTTATCGCCGACGGTAcagacttcttcttccaattgCCCCCAGATGTGTTGATCCAACGATTCCAAAAGCTTCTGAAGGAGAACAACGCGAAGCTGCAACAAAAGTATGGTCTGGTGATGGTGGAAAAGGCCTTTGAACAGACTCCTCCGGAGACAGTGCAAAAGTATACACAGAGAGTTCTATTTAGCGCCAGCAAAGAATGTTGCCCTGGCCTCTCTCATGATGCAGGATGTGTTGCAGCACCGGAGTCCAGCCTCCCCCCTGACATTTATGGGTGGAAGACCGACCGCTACCCGGACGGCACCCTTACTCGACCGCGGTGGATCAAGCCAGGCGCAGTGATCGGCCAAGTCGCAGATCTGAAGGCAATTTATGCTGAGATACTGCGCTTCGTTGAACACAACCACAATGCGCAAGGGGACTATGTCGCCCTGACCCAATTATTCGGACGACAAGAGTACGTCCGGGAACTGGAAAGGCGCAGAACTTCTAACCCATTCATGGAATGGATGTATACACAGATCGGCATTTCCGAAGCCTCGAATCTTACAGGGCTGAATCCGCGCTTGGAGACCGGACGCCGGTACGAGTACGGTATTGGCGTTGACTATGAATCCCAGCTTTTCTTTAACATGTGGAATTCCAAGAACGACGTGGAATGGTTACAGTACAACAATGTCTCCAAGACATCCTCCGTCCAGATGCAGCATGGCGTCCCACGGGAGAGGCGCCTTTTGCTTCCCGAGGATCTCAATCCCGAGCAAGTCAGCAATCCATTTATCCAGCCCAAGGTTGGCAAAGATGAGCCTCTCACCCCCCCTTACAATGCTACGCTGGACGCCCTCCCAAACCCCCAGCACCGTTCATGGCACAATCTCCCCCTGCTGACCAATGTCCACTCGGCCACGGTCCCTGCCCTGGTTCGCCTGGACGGAGACCCAAAGCTGCGAGATACGTGGTGGTCCAAGATGTGGTATTACCCCTGGGCACGAGCTCTTCTCCGCAAGTATGTGCGCTCCCCAAGTGGGTTCGAAGCCGCGCAGTCGGCCTTACTAGGAGGCCAAGAGTGGTGGGATCTGCGAGGCGGTAAGGGTGGTATTTGGACCGAGAAAGGCGAGTGGATCGATTACAGCGAAGTCTGCGTGGGCTATGAACGGGATCTGTTCAATGATGGTTTCGGAAAATGGAGGAGAGAGGACGGAGACTCCGACGAGCCGGTTTATAACCAGTTTGGCCAGTTGATCAAGGGCAAAGAAGACTGA
- a CDS encoding Zn(II)2Cys6 transcription factor (predicted protein), with product MSGSAVASRGGRVRTACDLCRHRRIGCDRAKPACETCTLAGVPCTFTPTAQQRKSVREELADAKARVRHLEEALKAERENRLNSDQYTPPKALSSGSSPLEIPHQFLSSWSATTYLLESYSFDAALSNFRWHLGFCGPRAAPFALTPSFSSTVYERTGFVLNIEDFLNQLAQSFKLQYPTHSTRTIVPKWPPRSLIQRSIEYFSKNRLYSIFPAVDIENTPLHLDPKALGNPDITTSPANYACLVALTALVTRIRGDDMAFADADPDAYVQAVLTLLPELMIDNANLRSLEALILLGTP from the exons ATGAGCGGATCTGCCGTCGCTTCACGTGGTGGACGAGTGCGGACGGCCTGCGATCTATGTCGACATCGGAGG ATTGGCTGTGACAGAGCGAAACCAGCCTGCGAAACATGTACCCTGGCAGGGGTGCCTTGCACTTTCACCCCGACAGCGCAACAACGGAAAAGCGTCCGCGA AGAGCTGGCCGATGCGAAAGCTAGAGTACGACATCTGGAAGAAGCACTGAAGGCAGAGCGAGAGAACCGTCTGAATTCGGACCAATATACGCCTCCCAAAGCTCTTTCAAGCGGAAGCAGTCCTCTTGAGATCCCCCACCAGTTCCTCAGTTCGTGGTCAGCCACCACCTACCTGCTTGAATCATACAGCTTCGATGCAGCGCTCTCAAACTTTCGGTGGCATCTAGGGTTCTGCGGTCCCCGCGCCGCTCCTTTTGCTCTGACcccaagcttctcctctACCGTTTACGAACGGACGGGGTTCGTTCTCAACATTGAAGATTTCTTAAATCAACTAGCCCAATCGTTCAAACTGCAGTATCCAACACATTCAACGAGGACCATTGTTCCAAAATGGCCACCGCGGTCTCTAATCCAGCGTTCAATTGAGTACTTTTCGAAAAACAGACTCTATTCCATCTTCCCAGCTGTCGATATTGAAAATACACCCCTCCATCTCGATCCAAAAGCCCTTGGCAATCCCGACATCACAACAAGTCCTGCTAACTACGCCTGTCTGGTTGCATTAACGGCTCTGGTCACCCGAATCCGCGGGGATGACATGGCTTTTGCTGATGCCGACCCTGATGCATACGTGCAAGCAGTGCTGACTTTGTTACCTGAATTAATGATAGACAATGCCAATCTACGAAGCCTTGAAGCTCTTATTTTGTTA GGCACCCCCTGA
- a CDS encoding H(+)-transporting V0 sector ATPase subunit d (vacuolar H+-ATPase V0 sector, subunit d): protein MEGLFFNVNSGYVEGIVRGYRNSLLTGQHYNNLTQCETIDDVKLQLAPAYGDFLAALPPNPSTSALAGKMTDKLVAEFRYVLTQATGSTARFLEYLTYGYMIDNIALLITGTLHERDTRELLERCHPLGWFETLPVLCVATNIEELYNSVLIETPLAGYFKGSLSHQDLDELNIEIVRNTLYKNYLEDFYQFVNTHPDFKGTPTQEVMSELLEFEADRRAINITLNSFGTELSKQERRKLYPEFGKLYPEGSLMLSRADDLESVSLAVSISADYKAFFDAVGLTQGAGFGGGADGKSLEDMFYQKEMEMSKVVFTRQFTPAVVYAWMRLKEQEIRNVTWIAECIAQHQKERIGNFISVF, encoded by the exons ATGGAGGGTCTGTTCTTTAACGTCAACAGCGG CTATGTTGAGGGCATTGTCCGAGGATATCGGAACAGCCTCCTCACGGGCCAGCACTACAACAACCTGACCCAATGCGAAACAATAGATG ATGTCAAACTCCAGCTCGCCCCCGCATACGGAGACTTCCTCGCCGCGCTTCCTCCCAACCCCTCTACCTCAGCCCTTGCCGGCAAGATGACGGATAAGCTGGTCGCTGAATTCCGCTATGTGCTCACCCAGGCCACAGGGTCGACGGCCAGATTCCTCGAGTACCTGACTTACGGCTATATGATCGATAACATTGCTCTTCTTATCACCGGTACTTTACATGAGCGTGATACTCGTGAGCTTCTGGAGCGATGCCACCCCTTGGGCTGGTTTGAGACTTTGCCCGTACTGTGTGTGGCCACGAACATCGAGGAACTTTATAACTCGGTCTTGATTGAAACACCATTGGCTGGCTACTTCAAGGGCAGCCTCAGCCACCAGGATCTGGACGAATTGAACATCGAGATCGTGCGCAACACCCTCTACAAGAACTATCTCGAGGACTTCTACCAGTTTGTGAACACACACCCAGACTTTAAGGGCACTCCTACACAAGAGGTTATGTCTGAACTTCTGGAGTTCGAGGCAGACCGCCGTGCAATCAACATCACCCTGAACTCGTTCGGGACAGAGCTTTCGAAGCAGGAACGGAGAAAGCTGTACCCGGAGTTTGGTAAACTCTATCCCGAAGGCTCATTGATGCTTTCACGGGCTGACGACCTGGAGTCTGTGTCTCTTGCGGTCAGCATATCAGCTGACTACAAGGCCTTCTTTGACGCCGTGGGCCTTACTCAGGGTGCAGGtttcggtggtggtgcgGATGGAAAAAGTCTCGAGGACATGTTCTACcaaaaggaaatggaaatgtcAAAGGTTGTCTTCACCCGGCAGTTTACCCCGGCGGTAGTCTACGCatggatgaggttgaaggagCAG GAAATTCGAAACGTTACATGGATCGCGGAGTGCATTGCGCAGCACCAGAAAGAGCGGATTGGCAACTTCATCTCTGTCTTCTAA
- a CDS encoding ribose phosphate diphosphokinase subunit PRS5 (ribose-phosphate pyrophosphokinase): protein MVRNIVVIGGTSHPQLTQNICGVLGIPPADVLLSKFSVGETRVEIKESVRGKDVYIIQSGGGKVNDHLLELLITISACKTASAKRVTAVLPLFPYSRQSDIPYNKTGAPLAAVSNGAFGEDSVNKINNFQPRPGYKQWVAQAGTLVADLLACAGADHIITMDLHDPQYQGFFDIPVDNLYGRPLLKSYIQRNIPNYKRAVIVSPDAGGAKRATAIADSMGIEFALIHKERRPTRITDRQNATMMLVGDVKGRTAILIDDLADTSNTITRAAKLLKKEGAAQVYALVTHGILSGDAIDRINASALDKVVVTNSVDQTEHLRQCPKLEVLEVGHVFAEAIRRVHHGESISVLFHHKIRIWEMEEGKDT from the exons ATGGTCCGCAATATCGTGGTAATTGGGGGCACTTCCCACCCACAACTGACTCAGAACATCTGCGGCGTCCTGGGTATCCCGCCAGCAGATGTTCTACTTTCCAAATTCTCTGTGGGCGAAACCAGAGTTGAAATCAAAGAGTCTGTTCGTGGGAAAGATGTGTACATTATTCAATCTGGTGGTGGGAAAGTGAACGACCACCTACTGGAGCTACTCATTACCATCTCTGCATGCAAGACCGCCTCCGCCAAGAGGGTCACCGCTGttctccctcttttcccGTACTCTCGCCAGAGTGATATTCCTTACAATAAGACTGGCGCGCCTCTT GCCGCTGTTTCCAATGGTGCTTTCGGTGAGGACAGCGTGAACAAAATCAACAATTTCCAACCACGCCCAGGCTACAAGCAGTGGGTTGCTCAGGCAGGCACATTGGTAGCTGATTTGCTTGCCTGTGCTGGTGCCGACCACATCATCACGATGGACCTACACGATCCTCAGTATCAGGGATTCTTCGATATCCCCGTAGATAACTTGTATGGCAGACCGCTGCTCAAGAGTTACATTCAGCGGAACATCCCCAATTACAAGCGGGCTGTTATTGTCAGCCCCGATGCTGGCGGTGCTAAGCGTGCCACGGCAATTGCGGATTCCATGGGCATAGAGTTCGCATTGATTCACAAG GAACGGCGTCCCACACGCATCACGGACCGTCAAAATGCCACTATGATGTTAGTTGGTGATGTGAAAGGCCGTACCGCTATCCTGATTGATGACCTGGCGGATACTTCCAACACCATCACTAGAGCTGCAAAGctcttgaagaaggaaggtgcCGCTCAAGTTTACGCCTTGGTGACTCACGGTATCCTAAGTGGGGATGCTATTGATCGCATCAACGCCAGTGCCCTTGACAAGGTGGTGGTCACGAACAGCGTTGATCAGACAGAACACCTCCGCCAGTGCCCTAAGCTGGAGGTTTTGGAAGTTGGCCATGTCTTTGCCGAG GCTATCCGTCGTGTCCACCATGGCGAGAGTATCAGTGTCCTTTTCCA TCACAAGATAAGGATATGGGAAatggaagagggaaaagataCATAG